A single Nomia melanderi isolate GNS246 chromosome 13, iyNomMela1, whole genome shotgun sequence DNA region contains:
- the LOC116434196 gene encoding uncharacterized protein LOC116434196, which produces MWRMQEGRTVSPLGPVVLPREEADMRAGLSLPPQERRHVLLHVRTGEPFVRYDSVRQQHSPSTSPILCPVDKDQFQEMEASQATLREKRMDTEMEEEDEQDEEEEDEVERNVTPRRNMEDEEDEEEQEEEDEEVHPGSRNGNYQEDEDVEVDVCRDEVDESNPSSPVDLTAPSSRGTGSEQFLNPFANRGVHPFSCVQSGGQPTGHGTPVYISAHAAAAASTVMTVCTSGNGPRTTGTAAGSITTTASTVQAKKRCLAFSVENILDPNKFTGGRVVHSSVQHRRHRRADSVHEDGDSRGEFACGSGQEDEEGTPDTGMEDMDEDPEEEEEDEDVEMRVTDQESSNADREPGAGSNNGQSSSCKKRQSSSSSSSSSSVQAQGCQGQSQTSQNGSSGGGSTGGKPRRARTAFTYEQLVALENKFKTTRYLSVCERLNLALSLSLTETQVKIWFQNRRTKWKKQNPGLDVNSPTVPTTPPHPPPYAPAFLFAAHPHQHPLPHSHTHPHPHAHVHHPPPVPPPPPPGYYHPAAPPYPPTGPTFFGHHLSASSAAAAVAASAGPPPTSTPSSTGLALSTHPHPHTHPHA; this is translated from the exons GACTCTCGCTACCACCCCAAGAAAGGCGGCACGTGTTGCTCCACGTACGCACCGGCGAGCCTTTCGTTCGGTACGACAGCGTGCGACAGCAACACTCGCCTTCCACCTCGCCGATCCTTTGCCCCGTCGACAAGGACCAGTTCCAAGAGATGGAAGCCAGCCAGGCCACCCTCAGGGAGAAGAGGATGGACACCGAGATGGAGGAAGAGGACGAGCAggacgaggaagaagaggaCGAGGTCGAGAGGAACGTTACTCCGAGAAGGAACAtggaggacgaggaggacgaAGAGGAGCAGGAGGAAGAGGACGAGGAAGTGCATCCCGGCAGTCGCAACGGGAACTACCAGGAAGACGAGGACGTCGAGGTCGACGTCTGCCGCGACGAGGTCGACGAGAGCAACCCCAGCAGCCCGGTCGACCTGACCGCGCCGTCGTCCAGGGGCACCGGCTCCGAACAGTTCCTCAACCCCTTCGCGAACCGCGGCGTCCATCCTTTCTCCTGTGTTCAGAGCGGTGGCCAGCCGACTGGCCACGGGACTCCTGTGTATATATCCGCGCACGCGGCCGCTGCCGCCTCCACCGTGATGACCGTATGCACTTCCGGTAACGGGCCGCGGACCACCGGCACCGCGGCCGGCAGCATCACCACCACCGCGAGCACCGTGCAGGCGAAGAAGAGGTGTCTCGCGTTCTCCGTCGAGAACATACTGGACCCTAACAAGTTCACCGGCGGCAGGGTCGTGCACAGTTCTGTACAGCATCGGCGGCACAGGCGGGCCGACAGTGTACACGAAG ATGGTGACTCGCGGGGCGAGTTCGCCTGCGGCAGCGGCCAGGAGGACGAGGAGGGCACGCCGGACACGGGGATGGAGGACATGGACGAGGACcccgaggaagaggaggaggacgaggacgtCGAGATGAGGGTGACCGACCAGGAGTCCTCGAACGCGGACCGCGAGCCGGGGGCGGGATCGAACAACGGCCAGTCCTCCTCGTGCAAGAAGAGGCAgtcctcctcgtcctcttcgtcctcgAGCAGCGTCCAGGCCCAAGGTTGCCAGGGCCAGAGCCAGACCAGCCAGAACggaagcagcggcggcggcagcaccGGTGGCAAGCCCAGAAGAGCGAGGACTGCGTTCACGTACGAGCAGCTGGTCGCATTGGAGAATAAATTCAAGACCACCAGATACCTGTCCGTCTGCGAACGGCTGAACCTCGCCCTGTCGCTGTCGCTGACCGAGACCCAGGTGAAGATCTGGTTCCAGAACCGGCGGACCAAGTGGAAGAAGCAGAACCCGGGCCTGGACGTGAACAGCCCCACGGTGCCGACCACGCCGCCCCATCCGCCGCCTTACGCGCCAGCGTTCCTGTTCGCCGCCCACCCGCACCAGCACCCGCTCCCGCACTCGCACACCCACCCGCACCCGCACGCCCACGTCCATCATCCGCCGCccgtcccgccgccgccgccgccgggcTATTATCACCCGGCCGCGCCACCTTATCCTCCGACCGGGCCGACGTTCTTCGGTCACCACCTGTCCGCGAGCAGCGCGGCCGCGGCCGTGGCCGCCTCCGCCGGACCTCCACCCACCTCCACGCCATCCTCCACGGGCCTGGCGCTGTCCACGCATCCACACCCGCACACGCACCCGCACGCGTAG